aagtttccaactttgaaaattcctggaattttgcaaccctattcatgatatccattacagattatGTTTTgcaagacagtgatgtctgagggttcagagatcatgcgcattcagaagtggttttcgtcttgccctttacgcaccaagatttgaccagattccttgaatcttttaactatattgtgcactgtagagggtgaaatgcccaaaatccttccaatttgtctttggggaacattgttctcataGTGcaggattatttgctgaagcatctcttggcaaattgacaagtcttgaatgatccttgctcttaaaggactaggctgtttttggaggctccatgtacagtatacagtactatgacacaattgcctcacctgtttaacatctcctgtttcacattgtcttatttcaattcatcaaattgttattagtcttaaattgcccctgtatcaagtttttttggagcgtgttgcaatcaactgattggaaatgactgtacattttcaaaaaaactatgaaattcacaaggtaaaacatcatataatgtgtagttgtagtgttttcaatttagcaaagggtgaatataatttacaaatcactcctttttgtttttattagcatttttcatactgtcccaactttttgggaattgaggttgtagtttttaaaatcaatttatagaatgttcaaatattttcgtagtcttttctttttcttacaatgaaaaaaatgaagatttgttgCATAATGCGCAATTTTCACTGTAAACAAGCCCGATATTCACCGGGGACTCCTATGTTCAAATGGAGATTTGGCTATGTTACAGTGTGcgatatttaagtatttaccataTTAAGCTTATATATTCAATAGATGAAGGAATttgtatgcatatactgtatatttcactaGATTTATGCATTGAAAATTGGCATTTGATGTGAAATGTCCTTTAGCCTCCGacaaagttctggcagtgtcagaaatgttGTGTTGCAAGTTGTGCAGTGTGACTGCTCTTACTATGGCCAGATGAGATAAAACTCCCAGTCAGCGCTGTCAGTTGCTGCGGGACGATTGGGACCAAAATCTTGGCTATCATGTGTATCGAACAATCTGATGAATGTTGCACAGTGTGCCGTGGCTTTTCCCAAAGAGCTCACTGGAATCAtatacagtctgacaagcaacaattggCAAGCTACATTTGCACTGTATTGTTCACTCTTGCACTGTGTATTCTTGTGTTGCACGTATGAATATACAAACTGTTgtctaatttatgtttttatagtatgtACCACTGTGGTCCTGTGACACACAAAATATAGTTATCTTTTATGTCTCTATATACTAATGAAATTACAATAAAACTATACCTACAAAAACTGTAGTAATCATACAAACAATTAGTACAGTGTGCACCCGGCTTAAGATCTTCATCTGTGCTCCATAGATCTCTACTGCAGTGCCTGAGAAGAAAGTTGTCTTTCAAGGAGTGACAGCTCAAGGTGCACATGCTCTGAGCTTTGATGTGAATCCACATATAGTTTATCCGATGGAGGGGGGAACAGCACTGATTACATTTGAGGAAGAGGAAGGTATGTTAAGATCAGTAAAACACAACCTCATTACCATGTGATACGGCATGTCAGAGATATAGCACATGTTGGCTTTTTTTCTCTCCTGTAAACTTCTGATTCACCCATCTTACCTTGTTAGTGGCTCAGAAGATCTTGAGCATGAAGGAGCATCGGGTGGAGCTTGGGGAGTGTGCCATTAATGTGGAGGCTAAACCAGTTCAGTTCCTGGTACCCAGATATGTTGAGGTAGTCAAAGTGATCTCCATTTACATGAATTGTACTTTTTggattgatataaaaaattgcaGGCTGCCTACATCTTTGTCTTTCCATCTCTTAGATGAACACGAAGGTTTGCCAGCGCAGAATCTTAATCTCTAACCTCCCAAATAAAATATCTGAGGATCGACTATTAGACAAGCTGGACATCCATTTCTCTAAGAAAAGGAATGGAGGAGGCGAGGTGGAGGACAAAGACATGCTGCACGACTCTAGCACTGTGGTCATTACCTTCGTAGATGATGATAGTACGTTATCCAGAATTGTTCAGATTGACACATGTTAAGACATGCTTCTtgagttttttttaattctctttctttttcattcGTCTCCAGTTGCAAAAGGTCTCACAGACAAACAGGATCACGAGGTAGAGATTGAGAAAAACAGGAAGCACAAGGTGAAGGTCACACCATTCCTCAATGGTGAGATTTCGCAGCTCCAGGTAAAGGGAATTGAGAATGTCAAGATTAACTGTCAATACTGTTAATCTTAGTAATAGTGCTATGGCTGTGTcagaatatgcatacttccctactacaTTGTGTTCCAGAAACATTGTCAACAAAGTAGTGTGTCCAAATCCTTGGCATTCATAAAACAGTAGTTGATAAATACTGGGATAACATATACTATTCGATAAGGGCACATGAGCTGCGGAGATGTCTCACTTAAATagctgaattaaaaaaattaacaattaaaaacgCAGGAGAACTGCAAGTTAGGCGCCTCTTTTCAACTGTTAgtgctatacagtatataccaagaaagttgttccttggggttaaattgtacttgttttaCGAAACTAGATTAGATTGTTTTTTGcgtttgttgttgttaatatgCCATATATTTGGGTCTGTTTGAAGTATATCtgggaatgtattcatactactcacctgcacACCTGAAGAACAAAAAATTTTATTGGACGTGAAGTATGTTCTTCACCAAATGCAGGGCATACTCTGACGGTACGGGAATTCGGATGCAGCCTGTGTctgctgattttttatttataataaaaatgtataatgttattATTGCTGTAAACTAACTGTTGCTCACTTCCAGACCTGTGACTCAGTGTGCCTGCGCACAGTGCAGCTTACAGGCATCCCTGCCattatggacctagagagcttgCAGGACCACCTAGAAATCCACTTTCAGAAGACGGCCAATGGTGGTGGAGAGGTGGACAGCATCATCTACAACCCTCTGGGCCACACCACCCTAGCTCTGTTTGAGGAAGACTCTCCTGAAGACGGCCAGAGTGTGTGAGAAAGAATAGCTCGACAGATACCTCCATTTATAAACCCCTAAATATCAGCGATCTAATGCTACCCTTGGACCACAAACAAGATGCGTTATTCATAATGGAATTTATAGTGCTCTTTATAAACTCTTTATTTGGGCTTATATTGCAGAAGAACAATATTATATGGATCATTTCTACTTCATACTTTCATACTTTATTTGccttttacatttatgtttatgtatttggcagacacttttatccaaagcgaccaaagtgcattcaaggtatacattttattagtttttttaaaCATGCTTCATGGATAAAATTAATCTTATGTTGTTTagtttaaaaatattgtaatgtcTTTTCAAGGTAAAGTTTAACGTGGGGCTGTAAGGCTATAAGATTGGTGATTATAAGTTATTATATgattaaatgaaatatataaaaaaaaggacAATTTCTCAAAACCATCATGTTATCTGTGAAATAACAAAATCAGTCTAATAAATAAAGGTGGCAAACTGCCATTGTGGTGTTGGTATGTGTGATAATGTTTTCTTTGAAAGTGAGACATACTAAGGTTAGGGCTAGTTGATATATCGGATATTCATGATATCATCGCGATGCCGACGATATAAACTTAAGCAATATTGGAATCTCGCGATGATTGTACTGTGCTAAAGAGTTCCCTAAAGAGTGCGTCATTAGACTAATTGCATGATCCTTAAGAGCTATGTTAACAGGTGACGCATGCGGGGTTCATAATGCGGTCTCAGGGCCGTTGCGCGCATTGTGAATGCAAAGCGTTGCATGTATACACATTCacgtaattccaaacatttgttgGCTTACTGCTAAGTTATTATGAAATCCTTAAAAAAGGGGTTAAAAGTATAACATAAAAGAAGGTGACAGCGCTTTACCAGATTTGTAGTGAGCAACATTGCAAATTGTTAAATACACACTGCACTTGCGCGTTCTAAAGTTGACTCCCCATCTCTGGCTAGTCTCTGTAAATACAACAGCACTTTCagctttccaccaaaataaaagctccaggtgacgtacagcaaaaatatattactattgtacaaaataaatatcATCTTTAtactaataacaataaaaaaatatcagtatTATATTGTATCATATTACAATTAAACTGGGCTCCAAAAAGTGAGTGAACGTAGCTGAACGTAGAGTGTTTTCATCTGGTTCTTTGAAGCTGAGAcggtatcagcagatcgtgtggatgttggaagctcattccaccacagtggaacagagaaagtgaaagattgtgaaataaataataatcatggttttagtttgataaaatctctgttctatATGACTTTAGTGGGATAATATCACTCATGGGGTTTTCCAGCGTCACGTtgtggcaacaaagttgcaatattggataactttacacaaagttaagcaattttatcacacccaaatcatgttaatacgtataatgtttacaccttgtggctatactttaaaaacaatttgtattttaacatttatggactggccaaattcacttctattgtaagtgcctccgtGTAACCAGGCTTTGTTTGTTGAAATAAATGAGGGACCAgtcaaaaatataaattgtggtaaaaacattaggccacaaattctgtcaattgagctcaacttatattggaccaggaacattcctttaatagtcctaaaaatatgcttcatttttccttttgattttggggtaaaacatgtcctagacatgttcttgacaggttttgtgagattctccCAATAATATCCGAGAAGCTGTTCAAAAGTAAATAACTACACAAGGGGGCAAACTAGAACCCCCAAAACAAATGTGAAATAGCCATTATGTAGTAAAACTGTAAGGCCTACA
This portion of the Myxocyprinus asiaticus isolate MX2 ecotype Aquarium Trade chromosome 14, UBuf_Myxa_2, whole genome shotgun sequence genome encodes:
- the ifi35 gene encoding interferon-induced protein 35: MSTDEDFSLIINGEPSERLEDIIKEINKCKTQHEALLKEQKIIKDAIDNNKNFAKEFKQRTMERKMSFEEDNKRHTETLNKEKVKLKTAQKEQNRLRTEILKMKEELGSLERKNDCLRQQTEISTAVPEKKVVFQGVTAQGAHALSFDVNPHIVYPMEGGTALITFEEEEVAQKILSMKEHRVELGECAINVEAKPVQFLVPRYVEMNTKVCQRRILISNLPNKISEDRLLDKLDIHFSKKRNGGGEVEDKDMLHDSSTVVITFVDDDIAKGLTDKQDHEVEIEKNRKHKVKVTPFLNGEISQLQTCDSVCLRTVQLTGIPAIMDLESLQDHLEIHFQKTANGGGEVDSIIYNPLGHTTLALFEEDSPEDGQSV